A portion of the Streptomyces sp. NBC_01335 genome contains these proteins:
- a CDS encoding RraA family protein encodes MNAAFKDIPPTTLADLLGREQIMDIGIRPLWNSPRVAGPAYTVRCEPGDNLMLHAAIYRAEPGSVIVVESGDVDYALAGGNVCAVAQRRGVAAFVVDGVIRDLDEVREAGFPVFSRGVIPIPGTKKKVGALGEPARVGGVLVHPGDIVVADEEGIVVTPAARQEEILAAARTRLAKEAEQSLDAWEADHRARIEKALSDGGYTG; translated from the coding sequence ATGAACGCCGCCTTCAAGGACATTCCCCCCACCACCCTGGCCGACCTGCTGGGTCGCGAGCAGATCATGGACATCGGCATCCGCCCGCTGTGGAACTCCCCGCGGGTCGCCGGACCGGCGTACACCGTACGGTGCGAGCCCGGCGACAACCTGATGCTGCACGCCGCGATCTACCGCGCCGAGCCCGGCTCGGTCATCGTCGTGGAGTCGGGCGACGTGGACTACGCGCTGGCCGGCGGCAACGTGTGCGCCGTCGCCCAGCGCCGGGGCGTCGCGGCCTTCGTCGTCGACGGCGTCATCCGCGACCTCGACGAGGTGCGCGAGGCCGGCTTCCCGGTCTTCTCGCGCGGCGTCATCCCGATCCCCGGTACGAAGAAGAAGGTCGGTGCGCTCGGCGAGCCGGCCCGCGTCGGCGGCGTGCTGGTGCACCCTGGCGACATCGTTGTCGCGGACGAGGAGGGCATCGTCGTCACCCCCGCCGCCCGCCAGGAGGAGATCCTCGCGGCCGCGCGGACGAGGCTCGCCAAGGAGGCCGAGCAGTCCCTCGACGCCTGGGAGGCGGACCACCGCGCCCGCATCGAGAAGGCGCTGAGCGACGGGGGCTACACCGGCTGA
- a CDS encoding ABC transporter substrate-binding protein — MKHRNVALSTAVVLAASALLTGCGSSDDGKGDAPAAAGPAQLTYWSWAPGLDKVADIWNKGEGKKAGITVTVKKQASGDDLVTKIITAAKAHKAPDLVQAEYQALPTLVSNDVLADISKEAGDAESAFAEGIWQQATLGTDALYALPQDSGPLMFYYREDLFEKYGLTVPTTWDEFAETARALKKKSPDTDLTTFSSNDSGLFAGLAQQAGAQWWTTGDDKWKVAIDDAATQKVADFWGGLVKEGAIDNQPMYTPSWNKALDTGKQIAWVSAVWAPGTLTTAAPDTAGKWAMAPLPQWTAGQNVTGSWGGSSTAVTNDSKNKGAAATFAKWLNTDPTALAALVKESGIYPAATAAQTGGALSAPPAYFSNQPDFYTKASEIAKGTAPAAWGPNVNVAYTAFKDEFAKAAKDKSDFGTALTAMQDATVADLKKQGFGVSE; from the coding sequence ATGAAGCACCGCAACGTCGCGTTGTCCACGGCCGTCGTCCTCGCCGCCTCCGCCCTCCTCACCGGCTGCGGCTCGTCGGACGACGGGAAGGGTGACGCGCCCGCCGCCGCCGGTCCCGCGCAGCTCACCTACTGGTCCTGGGCGCCCGGCCTCGACAAGGTCGCGGACATCTGGAACAAGGGCGAGGGCAAGAAGGCCGGCATCACGGTCACGGTGAAGAAGCAGGCGTCGGGCGACGACCTGGTCACCAAGATCATCACCGCGGCCAAGGCGCACAAGGCACCCGACCTGGTGCAGGCGGAGTACCAGGCGCTGCCCACGCTGGTCTCCAACGACGTCCTCGCGGACATCTCGAAGGAGGCGGGCGACGCCGAGAGCGCGTTCGCGGAAGGGATCTGGCAGCAGGCGACGCTGGGCACGGACGCCCTGTACGCGCTGCCGCAGGACTCCGGCCCGCTGATGTTCTACTACCGCGAGGACCTGTTCGAGAAGTACGGGCTGACCGTCCCGACCACCTGGGACGAGTTCGCCGAGACGGCCCGCGCGCTGAAGAAGAAGTCGCCGGACACCGACCTGACGACGTTCTCCTCGAACGACTCCGGGCTCTTCGCGGGCCTCGCCCAGCAGGCCGGCGCCCAGTGGTGGACCACCGGTGACGACAAGTGGAAGGTCGCCATCGACGACGCGGCGACCCAGAAGGTCGCCGACTTCTGGGGCGGCCTGGTGAAGGAGGGGGCGATCGACAACCAGCCGATGTACACCCCCTCCTGGAACAAGGCGCTCGACACCGGCAAGCAGATCGCCTGGGTCAGCGCGGTCTGGGCCCCCGGCACCCTGACCACGGCGGCTCCCGACACGGCGGGCAAGTGGGCCATGGCCCCGCTCCCCCAGTGGACGGCGGGCCAGAACGTCACCGGCAGCTGGGGCGGGTCCTCCACCGCCGTCACCAACGACTCGAAGAACAAGGGCGCGGCGGCGACGTTCGCGAAGTGGCTGAACACCGACCCCACCGCGCTCGCCGCGCTGGTGAAGGAGTCCGGCATCTACCCCGCCGCGACCGCCGCGCAGACCGGGGGCGCGCTCTCCGCGCCGCCGGCGTACTTCTCCAACCAGCCCGACTTCTACACCAAGGCCTCCGAGATCGCGAAGGGCACGGCGCCCGCCGCCTGGGGCCCGAACGTCAACGTCGCGTACACCGCCTTCAAGGACGAGTTCGCCAAGGCCGCCAAGGACAAGTCGGACTTCGGCACGGCGCTGACCGCGATGCAGGACGCCACCGTCGCCGACCTGAAGAAGCAGGGCTTCGGAGTCTCCGAGTGA
- a CDS encoding glycoside hydrolase family 53 protein: MLAGLPAQAAHAAATVTNPGFESGATGWTAYSAGGQTAASFTEAGGHAGSTRLSHWSASAYKVETYQYLSGLTDGTYTLSAWVRSSGGQNSAYIALRNCGSAEQRTDLPPTANGAWIRLVTSVKVTGGACTISLNSDAHAGEWANFDDIAFTSGTTGLSVKGGDLSTLPKNEAHGAVYRNASGTTGDAMTLLHSAGMNYVRLKVWVNPADGYNDKAHVLAMAKRAKALGMKVLVDFHYSDAWADPGKQTKPAAWAGHSYTQLKTDVYNHTYDVLNALKAQGTTADMVQIGNEINAGMLWPEGSTDNWSQLAGLLTSGANAAKAVSSGTKVALHLAKGGDNAGTRWWFDNAVAHGVPFDVIALSYYGYWHGALSDLQTNLDDAASRYGKPVLVAETAYAHTLADKDGLENNIATADQLVTGYPATPAGQAANLRDVLNVVEAVPGGRGLGAVYWEPTWTAVTGSGWDPADASSGNAWENQALFDYNDKLLPAASWFSHR; encoded by the coding sequence ATGCTCGCCGGGCTCCCCGCCCAGGCCGCCCACGCGGCGGCCACCGTCACCAACCCCGGCTTCGAATCGGGCGCCACCGGCTGGACCGCCTACTCCGCCGGCGGCCAGACCGCCGCCTCCTTCACCGAGGCCGGCGGTCACGCGGGCAGCACCCGGCTCAGCCACTGGTCGGCCTCCGCCTACAAGGTGGAGACGTACCAGTACCTCTCCGGGCTGACCGACGGCACGTACACCCTCAGCGCGTGGGTCCGCTCCAGCGGCGGCCAGAACTCCGCCTACATCGCCCTGCGCAACTGCGGCTCCGCCGAACAGCGCACCGACCTCCCGCCCACCGCCAACGGCGCCTGGATACGCCTGGTGACCTCGGTCAAGGTCACCGGCGGCGCCTGCACCATCAGCCTCAACTCCGACGCGCACGCCGGAGAATGGGCCAACTTCGACGACATCGCCTTCACCTCGGGCACCACCGGTCTCAGCGTCAAGGGCGGCGACCTCTCCACCCTCCCCAAGAACGAGGCCCACGGCGCTGTATACCGCAACGCGAGCGGCACCACCGGCGACGCCATGACCCTGCTGCACTCCGCCGGAATGAACTACGTACGCCTCAAGGTGTGGGTGAACCCGGCGGACGGCTACAACGACAAGGCCCACGTCCTCGCCATGGCCAAACGCGCCAAGGCGCTCGGCATGAAGGTCCTCGTCGACTTCCACTACTCCGACGCCTGGGCCGACCCCGGCAAGCAGACCAAGCCCGCCGCCTGGGCCGGCCACAGCTACACCCAGCTGAAGACCGACGTCTACAACCACACCTACGACGTGCTCAACGCCCTCAAGGCGCAGGGCACCACCGCCGACATGGTCCAGATCGGCAACGAGATCAACGCCGGAATGCTCTGGCCCGAGGGCTCCACCGACAACTGGTCCCAGCTCGCCGGACTCCTCACCTCCGGCGCCAACGCCGCCAAGGCCGTCTCCTCCGGCACGAAGGTCGCCCTGCACCTCGCCAAGGGCGGCGACAACGCCGGAACCCGCTGGTGGTTCGACAACGCCGTCGCCCACGGCGTCCCGTTCGACGTCATCGCCCTCTCGTACTACGGCTACTGGCACGGCGCCCTCTCCGACCTCCAGACCAACCTGGACGACGCCGCCTCCCGCTACGGCAAACCGGTCCTCGTCGCCGAGACCGCCTACGCCCACACCCTCGCCGACAAGGACGGCCTGGAGAACAACATCGCCACCGCCGACCAGCTCGTCACCGGCTACCCCGCCACCCCCGCTGGCCAGGCCGCCAACCTCCGCGACGTACTCAACGTCGTCGAAGCCGTCCCCGGCGGCCGGGGCCTCGGTGCCGTCTACTGGGAACCCACCTGGACCGCCGTCACCGGCAGCGGCTGGGACCCGGCCGACGCCTCCTCCGGCAACGCCTGGGAGAACCAGGCGCTCTTCGACTACAACGACAAGCTGCTCCCGGCGGCGAGCTGGTTCTCGCACCGGTAG
- a CDS encoding NUDIX domain-containing protein: protein MSTHTQVPVPARPIVDVHVIVRDGEKLLLSQRGGPYGHGRWHAPSGKLDEGEVLAVGAARELEEETGLHVDPGALTLLHTVVHHQGDGTPDRIGYFYEARAFTGHPVNREPDKCLDLRWFAEHDLPEDLIEYPAAGLRGSLTRPGGVSFHNWS from the coding sequence ATGAGCACCCACACCCAAGTCCCCGTGCCCGCCCGGCCGATCGTCGACGTCCATGTGATCGTCAGGGACGGCGAGAAGCTCCTGCTGTCCCAGCGCGGCGGCCCCTACGGACACGGCCGGTGGCACGCGCCGTCCGGGAAGCTCGACGAGGGGGAGGTCCTTGCCGTGGGAGCCGCGCGGGAACTGGAGGAGGAGACGGGACTGCACGTCGACCCGGGGGCGCTCACCCTCCTGCACACCGTCGTCCACCACCAGGGCGACGGCACACCGGACCGCATCGGCTACTTCTACGAGGCGCGCGCCTTCACCGGCCACCCGGTGAACCGCGAGCCCGACAAGTGCCTCGACCTGCGGTGGTTCGCCGAGCACGACCTGCCCGAGGACCTGATCGAGTACCCCGCCGCAGGGCTGCGCGGCAGCCTCACCCGCCCCGGCGGGGTCAGCTTCCACAACTGGTCGTAG
- a CDS encoding beta-galactosidase: protein MSHTAPRGLDRLAFGGDYNPEQWPEEIWPEDVRLMREAGVTMVSVGIFSWALLEPEPGAYDFGWLDRVLDLLHEGGIRVDLGTPTVAPPAWFYRAHPEALPVNRDGVRYAFGSRGAICHSNPDYRAAAARITEEIGRRYAGHPALALWHVHNEYGVPVSACYCDNCAAHFRHWLTARHGSVDAVNKAWGTAFWGQHYRTLDEIDPPRTTPTVGNPSQQLDYRRFADATLRENFTAERDILHRLAPGIPVTTNFMTALSQCDSIDYWAWGREVDLVTNDHYLITDGRRTHVNLAMAADLTRSVAGGAPWLLLEHSTSGVNWQPRNPAKSPGEMARNSLAHVARGSDGAMFFQWRQSRGGAEKFHSAMLPHGGTDTRIWREVTRLGAGLGLLDGIRGTRTVADAAMVWDWQSWWAQSLEWRPSQDHDARERADAYYLSLYDRHLTVDFAHPEADLSAYPLVVVPALYLATEQAGENLRRYVEGGGTLVVSYFSGIVDPDDNVHPGAYPGVLRDVLGLTVEEFSPLGEGDTVRLTTPEGAPEGPALTGDLWSDVVVPRGAETAWSYADGVAAGRPAVTRNRLGDGTAWYVSTRLSGAGLDAVLDRACADAGITPRTSLPHDVEVVRRTGERGSYLFVINHTGGDTKVPLDAPGTELLTGEPASGHLAVPAGAVRVVRLDA from the coding sequence ATGTCCCACACCGCTCCCCGAGGTCTGGACCGGCTCGCCTTCGGCGGCGACTACAACCCGGAGCAGTGGCCCGAGGAGATCTGGCCCGAGGACGTGCGGCTCATGCGCGAGGCCGGCGTGACCATGGTCAGCGTCGGGATCTTCTCCTGGGCCCTGCTCGAACCCGAGCCCGGCGCCTACGACTTCGGCTGGCTCGACCGCGTACTCGACCTGCTCCACGAAGGCGGCATCCGCGTCGACCTCGGTACCCCGACCGTCGCCCCGCCCGCCTGGTTCTACCGCGCTCACCCCGAGGCGCTCCCGGTCAACCGCGACGGGGTCCGGTACGCCTTCGGCTCACGCGGCGCCATCTGCCACAGCAACCCCGACTACCGCGCCGCCGCCGCCCGCATCACCGAGGAGATCGGCCGCCGCTACGCCGGCCACCCCGCCCTCGCCCTCTGGCACGTCCACAACGAGTACGGCGTCCCCGTCTCCGCCTGCTACTGCGACAACTGTGCCGCCCACTTCCGCCACTGGCTCACCGCCCGCCACGGATCGGTCGACGCCGTCAACAAGGCCTGGGGCACCGCCTTCTGGGGCCAGCACTACCGCACCCTCGACGAGATCGACCCGCCGCGCACCACCCCCACCGTCGGCAACCCCTCCCAGCAGCTGGACTACCGCCGCTTCGCCGACGCCACCCTGCGGGAGAACTTCACCGCCGAACGCGACATCCTGCACCGGCTCGCCCCCGGCATTCCGGTCACCACCAACTTCATGACCGCGCTCAGCCAGTGCGACTCCATCGACTACTGGGCCTGGGGCCGCGAGGTCGACCTCGTCACCAACGACCACTACCTGATCACCGACGGCCGCCGCACCCACGTCAACCTCGCGATGGCCGCCGACCTCACCCGCTCCGTCGCGGGTGGCGCCCCCTGGCTGCTCCTCGAACACTCCACCAGCGGCGTCAACTGGCAACCCCGCAACCCCGCCAAGAGCCCCGGAGAGATGGCCCGCAACAGCCTCGCGCACGTGGCCCGCGGCTCCGACGGCGCCATGTTCTTCCAGTGGCGCCAGTCCCGCGGCGGCGCCGAGAAGTTCCACTCCGCGATGCTGCCGCACGGCGGCACCGACACCCGGATCTGGCGCGAGGTCACCCGGCTCGGCGCCGGCCTCGGCCTCCTCGACGGCATCCGGGGCACCCGCACGGTCGCCGACGCCGCGATGGTCTGGGACTGGCAGTCCTGGTGGGCCCAGTCCCTGGAGTGGCGCCCGAGCCAGGACCACGACGCCCGCGAGCGCGCCGACGCCTACTACCTCTCGCTCTACGACCGCCACCTCACCGTGGACTTCGCCCACCCCGAGGCCGACCTCTCGGCCTACCCGCTGGTCGTCGTACCCGCCCTCTACCTCGCCACCGAGCAGGCGGGGGAGAACCTGCGCCGGTACGTCGAAGGGGGCGGCACCCTCGTCGTCTCGTACTTCTCCGGCATCGTGGACCCCGACGACAACGTCCATCCCGGCGCCTACCCCGGCGTACTGCGCGACGTCCTCGGGCTCACCGTCGAGGAGTTCTCCCCGCTCGGCGAGGGCGACACCGTCCGCCTCACCACCCCCGAGGGCGCCCCCGAAGGCCCCGCCCTCACCGGCGACCTCTGGTCGGACGTGGTCGTCCCGCGCGGCGCCGAGACCGCCTGGTCGTACGCGGACGGGGTCGCCGCGGGCCGCCCCGCCGTCACCCGCAACCGCCTCGGCGACGGCACCGCCTGGTACGTCTCCACCCGCCTGTCCGGCGCCGGCCTCGACGCCGTACTCGACCGCGCCTGCGCGGACGCCGGGATCACCCCGCGCACCTCGCTCCCGCACGACGTCGAGGTGGTCCGCCGCACCGGAGAGAGGGGCAGCTACCTCTTCGTCATCAACCACACCGGGGGCGACACCAAGGTGCCCCTCGACGCCCCCGGCACCGAACTCCTCACCGGCGAGCCCGCCTCCGGACACCTCGCCGTCCCGGCGGGCGCGGTCCGGGTCGTACGGCTCGACGCCTGA